In Onychostoma macrolepis isolate SWU-2019 chromosome 12, ASM1243209v1, whole genome shotgun sequence, a single window of DNA contains:
- the ppa1a gene encoding inorganic pyrophosphatase 2, mitochondrial isoform X2 — MSFSVEERGRENTADYRLYFKNAEGKYISPFHDIPIYADEAKNIFHAVVEVPRWTNAKMEIATKDALNPLKQDMKKGNLRYVSNVFPHKGYIWNYGAIPQTWEDPGHRDRDTGCCGDNDPIDVCDIGNTVCSRGEVIRVKVLGTLALIDEGETDWKVMVINMEDPEAEDFNDIEDVRRLKPGYLEATLDWFRMYKVPDGKPENQFAFNGEFKNRDFAIKTVKDTHSFWKALISKNTDAGELNWLLRTVLQSRRRAQLINGSITNRHR, encoded by the exons ATGAGCTTCAGCGTGGAGGAGAGAGGCAGAGAAAACACGGCCGACTACAGACTTTACTTCA AAAACGCAGAGGGGAAATACATATCTCCATTTCATGACATTCCCATCTATGCAGACGAGGCCAAG AACATCTTCCATGCTGTCGTCGAGGTTCCTAGATGGACAAATGCAAAGATGGAG ATTGCGACTAAAGATGCTCTCAATCCACTGAAGCAGGACATGAAGAAAGGGAATCTGCGTTACGTTAGCAATGTCTTTCCTCATAAGGGCTACATCTGGAACTATGGAGCCATTCCTCAG ACGTGGGAGGATCCGGGTCACCGGGACAGAGACACGGGATGCTGCGGCGATAACGATCCCATCGACGTCTGCGACATCGGGAATACG GTCTGCTCTCGAGGAGAAGTCATCCGTGTGAAGGTGTTGGGGACTCTGGCGCTGATCGACGAAGGAGAAACCGACTGGAAAGTGATGGTCATAAACATGGAGGACCCCGAGGCTGAAGACTTCAACG ATATCGAGGACGTCCGCAGACTGAAGCCCGGATACCTGGAGGCCACACTCGACTGGTTCCGGATGTACAAAGTGCCAGACGGGAAGCCAGAAAACCAATTTGCCTTCAATGGTGAATTTAAGAACAGG GATTTCGCCATTAAAACGGTTAAGGACACTCATAGTTTCTGGAAAGCTCTGATCTCCAAGAACACAGACGCTGGAGAGCTGAACTG GCTCCTCCGTACGGTGCTGCAGAGCCGCCGCCGAGCTCAG
- the ppa1a gene encoding inorganic pyrophosphatase 2, mitochondrial isoform X1 has translation MSFSVEERGRENTADYRLYFKNAEGKYISPFHDIPIYADEAKNIFHAVVEVPRWTNAKMEIATKDALNPLKQDMKKGNLRYVSNVFPHKGYIWNYGAIPQTWEDPGHRDRDTGCCGDNDPIDVCDIGNTVCSRGEVIRVKVLGTLALIDEGETDWKVMVINMEDPEAEDFNDIEDVRRLKPGYLEATLDWFRMYKVPDGKPENQFAFNGEFKNRDFAIKTVKDTHSFWKALISKNTDAGELNCMNTCVSDSPFCRCAGEAQAVVDSAPPYGAAEPPPSSADKWFYYEQT, from the exons ATGAGCTTCAGCGTGGAGGAGAGAGGCAGAGAAAACACGGCCGACTACAGACTTTACTTCA AAAACGCAGAGGGGAAATACATATCTCCATTTCATGACATTCCCATCTATGCAGACGAGGCCAAG AACATCTTCCATGCTGTCGTCGAGGTTCCTAGATGGACAAATGCAAAGATGGAG ATTGCGACTAAAGATGCTCTCAATCCACTGAAGCAGGACATGAAGAAAGGGAATCTGCGTTACGTTAGCAATGTCTTTCCTCATAAGGGCTACATCTGGAACTATGGAGCCATTCCTCAG ACGTGGGAGGATCCGGGTCACCGGGACAGAGACACGGGATGCTGCGGCGATAACGATCCCATCGACGTCTGCGACATCGGGAATACG GTCTGCTCTCGAGGAGAAGTCATCCGTGTGAAGGTGTTGGGGACTCTGGCGCTGATCGACGAAGGAGAAACCGACTGGAAAGTGATGGTCATAAACATGGAGGACCCCGAGGCTGAAGACTTCAACG ATATCGAGGACGTCCGCAGACTGAAGCCCGGATACCTGGAGGCCACACTCGACTGGTTCCGGATGTACAAAGTGCCAGACGGGAAGCCAGAAAACCAATTTGCCTTCAATGGTGAATTTAAGAACAGG GATTTCGCCATTAAAACGGTTAAGGACACTCATAGTTTCTGGAAAGCTCTGATCTCCAAGAACACAGACGCTGGAGAGCTGAACTG TATGAACACCTGCGTCTCTGACAGTCCCTTCTGCCGCTGCGCAGGTGAAGCCCAAGCCGTCGTGGATTCA GCTCCTCCGTACGGTGCTGCAGAGCCGCCGCCGAGCTCAG